The window CGTCGCCTTCGACCGGGGGAAAATGTCGACGATGATCGCCTCGTTCGCCCGGAGCGGGCCGGAGCCGCGGTCGTGGGGGTCGGCCGCCTGCGCGCCGCCGGCGACGATCGTCTCGTCGAGCGCGCAGCCGTGCCGGAGCAGCGTCACCTCGATCTCCTCGGCGACGCGCTCGCTGGTGAGCGGCTTGCCGTCGACGAGCAGGACGCCCGGCTCAGCGTCGGCCTCGCCGTCGGCGGGCGCGTCCTCGCCCGCCACGTCCGCGCTCGCCAGCAGCTCCTCTGCGGCGCGCATCGCGGCCCCGTTCGCCCGCTGTGCCTCGCGGATCGCGTCGACCTCCTCGTCGGTCTTCACGGCGCGGACCTCCCGGAGGAGGTCGTCGCCGTCGACCACGACGTCGATCCCGCGCTCGCGCATCGCGTCGGCGGTCCCGACCGGGCCGCGAGGCGGCATCGACATCGACTCGACCCCCTTGTCGCGGACGAACGCGGCGTACATGTCGTACCGCTCCTCCCGGCCGCCGTACTCGTAGTCGTAGTCGGCGTGGCGCTCGACGGTGTCGGCGTCGGCCTCCGCCTGCGCCCGCCCGTACTCCAGCCCGGAGACGAGCGCGTGGACCTCGCCGTCGGCGTACAGCGTCAGGAACGGGTCCGGGCCGGTGAACCCGGAGAGGTACAGCTGGTTCGCGTCATCCTGCGACGCGTCGAGCAGGTAGCCGTCGGAATCGAGGGCGGCGAGCGTCTCGTCGAGGCGAGTCCGGTTCATACCGTTCGTGGTCGGCCGATACCCAAATCGGTTGCCCTCGCGGAACCGTTTCCGTCCCGAACCCACCGAGTTTATCACGAAATATCTATATAGTGGCGGTCGGCCGACGGTCGACCGCGACCGGACGCGAATTTCGTTCGTGAGAAAACCGGCAACTATCGCCATCAGACGGTTCGAGACGACCTCTCGACGTACTTTTCAGATCCGATATCGGCACAAGGATTTAAATGTGTTCAGCCCTTACCTGATAGTGAGGAAACCAACCGAGACGCGTCTCTCGGTCCCCTCGTTCCCTCCATTTGAACCAACCAATGAGCGAAAACGTTCGAACGTACACGGCGGAGCATGTCGACGACGAGCAGGAGAGCGAGTCGGCCGACGAGGAACTGCGTTGTCCCGAGTGCGGCGGCCAGCTCGCCACCGACACG is drawn from Halorubrum sp. CBA1229 and contains these coding sequences:
- a CDS encoding Xaa-Pro peptidase family protein, whose translation is MNRTRLDETLAALDSDGYLLDASQDDANQLYLSGFTGPDPFLTLYADGEVHALVSGLEYGRAQAEADADTVERHADYDYEYGGREERYDMYAAFVRDKGVESMSMPPRGPVGTADAMRERGIDVVVDGDDLLREVRAVKTDEEVDAIREAQRANGAAMRAAEELLASADVAGEDAPADGEADAEPGVLLVDGKPLTSERVAEEIEVTLLRHGCALDETIVAGGAQAADPHDRGSGPLRANEAIIVDIFPRSKATKYNADMTRTFCVGEPPAALREWYDLTERALDAALDAVEPGATGEEVHAAACEVYEDAGEPTFRTDPETETGFIHSTGHGIGLDVHESPRLASGGGELEPGHVITVEPGLYDPEVGGVRIEDLVVVTEDGYENLTEYPIAFEV